A region of uncultured Desulfobacter sp. DNA encodes the following proteins:
- a CDS encoding diguanylate cyclase: MGDELLKIMAERLVRSLRLSDTVSRMGKDRTAARLDGDEFTVVLPEISDLDNAAVVAQRIVEHVAKPG, translated from the coding sequence GTGGGTGATGAACTTCTTAAGATCATGGCAGAGCGTCTGGTGAGAAGCCTGCGTCTATCCGATACGGTTTCCCGGATGGGTAAGGACAGGACTGCCGCACGGTTGGACGGGGATGAATTTACGGTAGTTCTGCCTGAAATCAGTGACCTTGATAATGCGGCTGTGGTTGCCCAGCGCATTGTTGAACATGTGGCAAAACCGGGATGA
- a CDS encoding response regulator, with product MNQDDFRILVVDDDLLNRRVLALSLGNKGFKVSMAENGIQALELINKKAPDLVLLDIVMPGMDGFQVLEQLKSNSDLMHIPVIVISASGEAEDMVKSIEMGAEDYITKPIDPASLHARITARLNNEKSGFDIAPYGRANELQ from the coding sequence ATGAACCAAGATGATTTCCGGATACTTGTCGTGGATGATGATTTGTTGAATCGCAGAGTTTTAGCCTTAAGTCTTGGCAACAAAGGGTTTAAAGTCAGTATGGCTGAGAATGGAATACAGGCCCTGGAGTTGATAAATAAGAAAGCCCCGGATCTGGTTCTGCTGGATATCGTTATGCCCGGAATGGATGGGTTTCAGGTATTGGAACAGCTTAAATCCAATTCGGATCTGATGCATATCCCTGTAATTGTCATTTCGGCTTCAGGAGAAGCTGAGGATATGGTGAAAAGTATTGAGATGGGGGCGGAAGACTATATCACAAAACCCATTGATCCGGCTTCTCTGCACGCCAGGATAACGGCAAGGCTGAATAATGAAAAATCAGGCTTTGACATTGCCCCATACGGGAGAGCTAATGAACTCCAATGA
- a CDS encoding ATP-binding protein, with product MENNSAKAVVKDQSVISHKQKEVNETPESSDSELTLAADKGNGAFLASMSHEIRIPMDAIFEMTTLLQETSLTTEQAGFLNVIKESSSSLLAIVNDSLDYLKIEAGCMTLESKPFDFRKCVYSVLNIVAAQAAEKKIELRVIFEDHTPIIVEGDATRFRQVLVDLLSNAVKFTEAGEIIVAVCPVAKAEAGDDSTWIEIELAVEDPGVGIDKKMLKRLFKPFSRIDDSSIRKCGETGLGLAISKQLVNLMGGEIRVESTPGVGSIFIFTVKLKKVI from the coding sequence ATGGAAAATAATTCAGCAAAAGCGGTTGTGAAAGATCAGTCCGTCATTAGCCACAAACAAAAAGAGGTGAATGAGACCCCGGAGTCGTCAGACTCTGAGCTGACCCTTGCCGCAGATAAGGGAAACGGTGCATTTCTGGCATCCATGAGCCATGAGATCCGTATCCCCATGGATGCCATTTTTGAAATGACAACGTTGCTTCAGGAAACATCCCTGACAACCGAGCAAGCTGGTTTTTTGAATGTTATTAAAGAGAGCAGCAGTTCCCTTTTGGCCATTGTTAACGATAGTCTTGATTATTTAAAAATCGAGGCCGGTTGCATGACCCTGGAGAGCAAACCTTTTGATTTCCGCAAATGTGTTTATTCCGTCTTGAATATTGTTGCCGCCCAGGCTGCAGAAAAAAAGATTGAATTGCGCGTGATTTTTGAAGATCATACCCCCATTATTGTTGAAGGTGATGCAACAAGATTTCGGCAGGTACTTGTGGATCTGTTGAGCAATGCAGTTAAATTCACCGAAGCCGGTGAGATCATTGTGGCGGTCTGCCCCGTGGCCAAGGCGGAAGCCGGGGACGATTCGACGTGGATAGAGATCGAACTTGCCGTTGAGGATCCCGGTGTCGGCATTGATAAAAAAATGCTCAAACGCCTGTTCAAACCCTTTAGCCGGATAGATGACTCATCCATCCGAAAATGTGGAGAGACCGGTCTGGGGTTGGCCATCAGCAAACAGCTGGTCAATCTGATGGGCGGGGAAATCCGTGTGGAGAGTACGCCCGGTGTTGGATCAATTTTTATTTTTACCGTTAAGCTCAAGAAGGTTATATGA
- a CDS encoding ATP-binding protein: MKESKRILIIDDDQDILETYRDILSPQTAPDVLNKGRSLFDSDNRDTFGPGSVPPSYDVTLACNGSRGVEEVEHALSRQQPFAVAFVDMKMPGLDGARTSRNIWCIDPDIKIVIVTAYSEYSPAEITRIVGRNDIFYLRKPFNPGEILQFARALTHEWNLEKKRDELEKKFQNINESLESKVKEQTSIIVQTEKMATVGLLASGVAHEINTPLAFVNSNLATVKSYLKKISMLNSQYETVISELAKTVHGPEEAAALADIRRFRQDHKIDFIMSDLENLSDESIEGIDRIKTIVRNLKFFSRADQADLKRIDINEILDTALGVLWSELSQKAKIEKQYSDLPLVQCYPQKISQVFTNLLINAGQAIENQGIIRISTGLVTPGPRERTGWVEIRIEDTGCGISKIDQNRIFDPFFSTKPVGTGTGLGLSIVYEVIKTHHGEISVDSSPGFGSCFTVRLPVCLNHGTRPDGKGGKNGK, encoded by the coding sequence ATGAAAGAGAGTAAAAGAATTCTGATTATAGATGATGACCAGGACATCCTGGAAACCTACCGGGATATCCTTTCTCCGCAGACAGCGCCGGATGTTCTGAACAAAGGCCGCTCGCTTTTCGATTCCGATAACAGGGACACGTTCGGCCCCGGTTCAGTCCCCCCATCCTATGACGTCACACTGGCCTGCAACGGCAGCCGGGGCGTAGAAGAAGTTGAACATGCCTTGTCCCGGCAGCAGCCCTTTGCCGTTGCCTTTGTGGATATGAAGATGCCCGGCCTGGACGGAGCACGGACCTCAAGAAATATCTGGTGTATTGATCCCGATATCAAGATTGTCATCGTTACAGCCTACAGCGAATATTCCCCTGCCGAAATCACCCGGATCGTGGGCCGTAACGATATCTTTTACCTGCGCAAGCCTTTTAACCCTGGAGAGATCCTCCAGTTCGCCAGGGCCCTGACCCATGAGTGGAATCTTGAAAAAAAACGGGATGAATTGGAAAAAAAATTTCAGAATATCAATGAAAGCCTTGAGTCAAAAGTCAAAGAGCAGACATCTATCATCGTGCAGACAGAAAAAATGGCAACCGTGGGCCTGCTTGCTTCGGGTGTGGCCCATGAAATTAATACTCCCCTTGCCTTTGTAAATTCCAATCTGGCCACCGTGAAAAGTTATCTGAAAAAAATTTCTATGCTCAACAGCCAGTATGAAACGGTGATTTCTGAACTGGCCAAGACGGTTCATGGACCGGAGGAAGCTGCCGCTTTGGCCGATATCCGGCGTTTTCGGCAGGATCATAAAATCGATTTCATCATGTCGGATCTGGAAAACTTGTCAGATGAATCCATTGAAGGCATTGACAGGATTAAAACCATTGTCCGGAATCTGAAGTTTTTTTCCCGCGCTGATCAGGCCGACTTAAAAAGGATTGACATCAATGAAATCCTGGACACGGCCCTAGGTGTTCTGTGGAGTGAACTTTCGCAAAAGGCCAAAATTGAAAAGCAATACAGTGATCTTCCCCTGGTTCAATGCTATCCCCAGAAAATCAGTCAGGTTTTTACGAATTTGCTGATAAATGCGGGACAGGCCATTGAAAACCAGGGCATTATACGGATCTCCACCGGCCTGGTCACCCCAGGACCCCGGGAGAGAACCGGATGGGTTGAGATCAGGATTGAAGATACGGGGTGCGGTATTTCAAAAATTGATCAAAACCGTATATTTGACCCATTTTTCAGTACAAAACCAGTGGGGACGGGCACAGGCCTGGGGTTGAGTATTGTTTATGAGGTCATTAAAACGCATCACGGAGAGATATCGGTTGACAGCTCACCGGGATTCGGGAGCTGTTTTACGGTCCGTCTGCCTGTGTGTCTCAATCACGGGACCAGGCCCGACGGCAAAGGAGGGAAAAATGGAAAATAA
- a CDS encoding response regulator, giving the protein MTDKILIVDDEMPLLKACRRMLRNEPYECVTFSSPLEALEMVSCINPAVVISDQRMPEMSGVEFLGKIREIIPSAVRILTTGYADVNATIDAINKDQVFRFVKKPWTDLHFKTEIRQAIQYFHMTLELNALEKKCAGSVIENHDERFKGALEMAGAVCHEFSQPLQVISGYCELLMETPENNCPKDIIAMIHSQVIRLGDLLQKVMHFDAYQTCYYANNTRIIDLHHSGQQ; this is encoded by the coding sequence ATGACAGACAAAATTTTAATCGTAGATGATGAAATGCCGTTATTAAAGGCCTGCCGCAGGATGTTGAGGAATGAACCCTATGAATGCGTGACCTTTTCTTCTCCCCTGGAGGCGCTGGAAATGGTCTCCTGTATTAACCCTGCCGTGGTGATTTCAGACCAGCGCATGCCGGAAATGTCGGGTGTAGAATTTTTGGGAAAAATCCGGGAGATTATTCCGTCTGCCGTAAGAATCCTCACCACAGGATATGCCGATGTCAACGCGACCATTGATGCCATCAATAAAGATCAGGTGTTCCGGTTTGTTAAAAAGCCGTGGACGGACCTTCACTTCAAAACGGAAATTCGGCAAGCTATACAGTATTTTCATATGACATTAGAGCTCAATGCCCTTGAAAAAAAATGCGCTGGTTCTGTTATTGAAAATCATGATGAGCGGTTCAAAGGCGCTCTGGAAATGGCTGGTGCTGTCTGCCATGAGTTCTCCCAGCCGCTTCAGGTTATATCCGGATATTGTGAGCTGCTCATGGAGACACCGGAAAATAATTGCCCCAAAGATATTATTGCAATGATTCATTCACAGGTAATCCGGCTAGGCGATCTGCTCCAGAAGGTGATGCATTTTGATGCATATCAGACATGCTATTATGCAAACAACACCCGGATCATTGACCTGCATCACAGCGGACAACAGTAA
- a CDS encoding ATP-binding protein — MDQNNRILIIDDDEGVRETYAGIFIPEKKSYVLSRGQQLFDKETFEPPPLKRRTYDICLAENGLQGIEKATKARETGMPFAVAFIDMKMPGLNGAQTSRRLWEIDPDLKIVIVTAYSEYTPEDIISVTGRDDIFYLRKPFNYEEILQFARALTNEWNLERNRSTLEKNLITANEKLADMNDNLRAKVQQQATLIVQAEKMASVGILAAGVAHEINNPLAFINSNLATIKSYFERIITLYEKMDAVALFLDTLANPAAEELLKDLSEFKEKNKIKDIVEDLDYIADESIEGLNRIKMIVQDLKNFSRLDEMQFEKTDINNAIESALHMVWSELKHKATIEKKLGDIPLINGFPQKISQVFLNLLINASQAIEKSGTITVETKLVHLGRRKGDRFVEINISDTGCGIPEENIKKLYDPFFTTKPAGTGTGLGLSIVYEIIKAHNGDISVHSRLGEGSTFCVHLPLINNS; from the coding sequence ATGGATCAAAACAACAGAATTCTGATTATTGACGATGATGAAGGTGTTCGCGAAACATATGCCGGCATTTTCATACCTGAAAAAAAATCCTACGTATTGTCCCGCGGGCAACAATTATTCGATAAAGAAACCTTTGAACCGCCTCCGTTGAAGAGAAGGACATATGATATCTGCCTGGCTGAAAATGGGCTCCAGGGCATTGAAAAAGCAACTAAGGCCCGGGAGACAGGAATGCCCTTTGCGGTTGCGTTTATTGATATGAAGATGCCCGGCCTGAATGGCGCCCAGACCAGCAGAAGGTTATGGGAAATTGACCCGGATTTAAAAATCGTCATTGTAACGGCATACAGCGAATATACACCCGAAGACATTATTTCGGTCACCGGCAGAGATGATATTTTCTATTTGAGAAAACCGTTTAACTATGAAGAGATACTGCAGTTTGCAAGAGCCCTGACCAATGAATGGAATCTTGAACGTAATCGGAGTACTCTTGAAAAGAATTTAATAACAGCCAATGAAAAACTTGCCGACATGAACGACAATCTGAGAGCCAAGGTACAGCAACAGGCGACATTGATTGTTCAGGCCGAAAAAATGGCATCCGTCGGTATCCTGGCCGCAGGTGTGGCCCATGAAATCAACAACCCGCTTGCATTTATTAACTCAAATCTGGCAACCATCAAAAGTTACTTTGAACGGATTATCACCCTATATGAAAAAATGGACGCCGTGGCGTTATTTTTAGATACTTTGGCCAATCCGGCCGCAGAAGAGCTGCTCAAGGATCTGTCCGAATTCAAAGAAAAAAACAAAATAAAAGATATAGTTGAAGATCTTGACTATATTGCGGATGAATCCATTGAAGGACTTAACAGAATAAAAATGATTGTCCAGGATCTGAAAAACTTTTCAAGACTTGATGAAATGCAGTTTGAAAAAACAGACATCAACAATGCCATTGAATCCGCCCTGCATATGGTTTGGAGCGAATTGAAACATAAGGCCACCATTGAAAAAAAACTGGGCGACATACCTTTGATCAACGGTTTTCCCCAAAAAATAAGCCAGGTATTTCTAAACCTTTTGATCAATGCAAGCCAGGCCATTGAAAAAAGCGGCACCATTACGGTGGAAACCAAACTGGTGCATTTGGGGCGGCGAAAAGGAGACAGGTTTGTCGAAATAAATATTTCAGATACCGGATGCGGCATTCCCGAAGAGAATATCAAAAAACTTTATGACCCGTTTTTTACAACCAAACCGGCTGGAACAGGCACAGGGTTAGGACTTAGCATTGTTTACGAAATCATAAAGGCCCATAACGGAGACATTTCGGTACACAGTCGTCTGGGTGAAGGGAGCACATTTTGCGTACATCTGCCGCTCATCAATAATTCTTAA
- a CDS encoding substrate-binding domain-containing protein — MTRIAQIIEQQKNCKITITKGGSGNLLKAIVHNQAGDLYLPGSERYYETINEKYPGLVTKTQFVGHNRAALMVHKGNPLHFTNDLSVLTDSRYGVVIGNPDSGSIGRETRNILEKKGIFEDVVKNALSLTTDSKDLVKAIKNREADIVINWYAVSTWDHNPEIMDVIDIAPEYAQTKKLILGLLKYSRYPDIAEEFMAYAGSEKGRELFRIYGLYFE; from the coding sequence ATGACACGAATTGCTCAGATCATTGAACAACAGAAAAACTGTAAAATCACCATTACCAAAGGCGGATCAGGGAATCTGCTGAAAGCAATTGTTCATAACCAGGCCGGAGACCTGTACCTGCCGGGATCAGAACGATATTATGAAACAATCAATGAAAAATACCCAGGTCTTGTGACAAAAACACAATTTGTGGGTCATAACAGGGCGGCACTCATGGTTCACAAGGGAAATCCCCTTCATTTTACCAATGACCTTTCGGTTCTTACGGACAGCCGGTACGGGGTGGTCATCGGGAACCCCGATTCAGGCAGCATAGGCCGGGAGACACGCAACATTCTTGAAAAAAAAGGAATATTTGAAGACGTAGTGAAAAACGCCCTGTCTTTAACAACCGACTCAAAAGATCTTGTCAAGGCAATCAAAAACCGGGAGGCAGATATTGTCATCAACTGGTACGCGGTCTCCACATGGGACCATAACCCCGAAATCATGGATGTCATCGACATTGCACCTGAATATGCACAAACGAAAAAATTAATTTTAGGCCTGCTGAAATATTCCAGATACCCGGATATTGCTGAAGAATTCATGGCGTATGCCGGTTCTGAAAAAGGCCGGGAGCTATTTAGGATCTATGGATTATACTTTGAGTAG
- a CDS encoding PAS domain S-box protein, which translates to MKQVPASIKSYLSEPIISLIAYHVVFIILVAGIILYAQYHARVHYLEPARENIENQNNKKELAYIITRELQGIEVHYNEMLLSSNLKKINILSKKYNESWIHINKILSVLENGGQVTDKLPVNFYDKDELKEKISYVKTGHQEILLELLNLSPKLEELNNLWNKTETQLVQKLIQNNLNPISADFDLLMVTRQTHAILLRLQEGANKIFYDIKLANTNSQSRIVKVQTTVQQIVLAINILGNFLVILFAFLIAIRIFKILQKEKESTADNKKLSTVIEQTPASIVITDASGNIEYANQFFRKITGYAKESLAGVHIRILKSGKTPDETYRQMWETITDGRTWEGELCNKRQDGSLFHEHVVIAPVFDARSQINNFVAVKLDITDKIELQKKVETSNAAMRAVVENIPVGVVLIDANKKIIQINEPASKILKFDSFEQAKQTLLYSYCYETYCDINPSACPILDLGKTNMQFTEKELISGDRHSNEKITILKSVIPIFMNDQYLLMEVFIDISARKKHEQALETLVKERTKTLEDTQKELINKAVDSGRAQLSAMVLHNIGNAITPVTVVVEQIRQNKISQTQHYLKACYNDLLQHKDDLSRYIQKDPRGMKVAEYMGELIRELGTQLKKVDDMTDKCATGIAYVSEILSVQSAYAPGREEIKESVNLNRIVEDALKIQERFIRKQNIILETDLDAGIPRLVIEKNKMMQVVVNLIKNACDAIIENNPTKAHTIHIATSEKNDRVCLEISDSGCGIDPDKLETIFNFGVSTKGSSGFGLYYCKNFVDRNNGRMHITSKGKGHGAVVTVELNHPINAVPED; encoded by the coding sequence ATGAAACAGGTCCCTGCCTCCATAAAATCATATTTATCAGAACCCATTATTTCATTAATTGCCTACCATGTTGTGTTTATTATTCTCGTCGCGGGAATCATTCTATATGCCCAGTACCATGCACGTGTCCACTATCTGGAACCTGCCCGTGAAAACATTGAAAACCAGAATAACAAAAAAGAACTTGCTTATATAATTACCAGGGAGCTGCAGGGTATAGAAGTGCATTATAATGAAATGCTTCTCTCCAGCAACCTTAAAAAAATTAACATATTGTCAAAAAAGTATAATGAGTCATGGATTCATATTAACAAAATTCTTTCGGTCCTTGAAAACGGCGGCCAGGTAACAGATAAACTTCCTGTCAATTTTTATGATAAAGATGAGCTTAAAGAAAAAATCTCATATGTGAAAACCGGCCACCAGGAAATCCTGCTTGAACTGCTCAACCTGTCTCCCAAACTTGAAGAACTGAACAATCTGTGGAATAAGACTGAAACCCAACTTGTCCAAAAGCTGATCCAGAATAATTTGAACCCCATATCCGCTGATTTTGACCTTCTGATGGTGACCAGGCAGACACACGCGATTTTGCTGCGGTTGCAGGAAGGGGCGAATAAAATATTTTATGATATCAAGCTTGCCAACACAAACTCCCAATCCCGCATTGTCAAAGTGCAAACCACGGTTCAACAGATAGTATTGGCCATCAATATCCTGGGCAATTTTCTTGTTATCTTATTCGCATTCCTGATCGCAATCAGAATATTTAAAATACTTCAAAAAGAAAAAGAATCCACCGCCGACAACAAAAAATTGTCAACTGTCATAGAACAGACCCCTGCGTCCATTGTTATTACCGATGCATCAGGCAACATTGAGTATGCAAACCAGTTCTTCAGAAAGATAACCGGTTATGCCAAAGAAAGCCTGGCAGGGGTTCACATAAGGATACTGAAAAGCGGAAAAACACCGGATGAAACTTATAGACAGATGTGGGAGACCATTACGGACGGCAGAACCTGGGAGGGAGAACTGTGCAATAAAAGGCAAGACGGTTCTTTATTCCATGAGCATGTCGTGATTGCCCCGGTATTTGATGCCCGCAGTCAGATCAATAATTTTGTTGCTGTTAAGCTGGACATTACAGATAAAATTGAATTGCAGAAAAAAGTTGAAACCTCCAATGCGGCCATGCGGGCAGTGGTAGAGAATATACCCGTTGGCGTGGTTTTGATAGATGCCAATAAAAAAATCATCCAGATCAATGAACCGGCATCTAAAATACTCAAATTTGACAGCTTTGAACAGGCAAAGCAGACACTGCTGTACAGCTATTGTTACGAAACATACTGCGACATTAATCCTTCAGCCTGCCCCATTCTGGATCTTGGTAAAACAAACATGCAATTCACCGAAAAAGAATTGATTTCTGGGGACCGACATTCCAACGAAAAAATCACGATTTTGAAAAGCGTCATTCCCATTTTCATGAACGATCAGTACTTATTAATGGAAGTATTCATTGATATATCGGCAAGAAAAAAACATGAACAGGCCCTTGAGACGCTGGTTAAAGAACGGACAAAAACACTTGAAGACACCCAGAAGGAACTGATCAACAAAGCCGTCGATTCCGGACGGGCCCAGTTGTCTGCCATGGTTCTCCACAATATCGGCAACGCCATTACCCCGGTGACAGTCGTTGTTGAGCAGATCCGCCAGAATAAAATCAGTCAAACCCAGCATTACCTCAAGGCATGCTACAATGACCTTTTACAGCATAAGGATGATTTGAGCCGGTATATCCAGAAGGATCCCAGGGGGATGAAAGTCGCCGAATACATGGGGGAATTGATTAGGGAACTGGGAACACAACTGAAAAAAGTGGATGACATGACCGACAAATGTGCGACCGGGATTGCCTATGTATCTGAAATATTAAGTGTTCAAAGCGCCTATGCGCCGGGTCGTGAAGAGATAAAGGAAAGCGTTAATCTCAATCGGATTGTGGAGGATGCGTTAAAAATTCAGGAACGCTTTATCCGGAAACAAAATATCATATTAGAGACCGACCTTGATGCAGGGATTCCCCGTCTGGTAATCGAAAAAAACAAAATGATGCAGGTTGTGGTCAATCTGATTAAAAATGCCTGTGATGCCATAATTGAAAACAATCCTACCAAAGCGCACACAATCCATATTGCTACATCTGAAAAAAACGACCGTGTCTGCCTGGAAATTTCAGATTCAGGCTGCGGGATAGATCCGGATAAACTGGAAACCATTTTCAACTTCGGTGTTTCAACAAAGGGGTCTTCGGGTTTCGGCCTCTATTATTGTAAAAATTTTGTTGACAGAAATAACGGCAGAATGCACATCACAAGCAAAGGCAAAGGTCACGGAGCTGTCGTAACCGTAGAACTGAATCATCCAATAAATGCTGTACCTGAAGATTAA
- the draG gene encoding ADP-ribosyl-[dinitrogen reductase] hydrolase produces the protein MQPEHIPERTQIVDKAKGAFVGLAVGDALGATCEFMTPQEIKQQYGVHKQIIGKGWLYLKAGQVTDDTEMSMCIGRAIRNSNGWNLGAIAEAFADWMRGRPVDVGSTCARGIRNYILNQSLEVAPSRWSAGNGALMRMLPVALYTLGSEELLAQYVVEQAHLTHNNPLSDVACIFFGRLLHYAMMGASLSQLFIYTDDFVGNYPDFRYSPYPGKSSAFVVETVQTVFHFLFSTTTFEDALIGTVNQGGDADTTGALIGMLAGAVYGEDAIPKRWLKKLDSRVYSEVGELSEYLVDQSPALAINSGD, from the coding sequence ATGCAGCCGGAGCATATCCCTGAGAGAACACAAATTGTGGACAAGGCAAAGGGAGCCTTTGTTGGTCTTGCCGTTGGAGATGCTTTAGGGGCGACCTGCGAGTTCATGACGCCCCAGGAAATCAAACAACAGTATGGTGTACACAAACAGATCATCGGGAAAGGCTGGCTGTATCTGAAAGCCGGCCAGGTGACAGATGACACTGAAATGTCGATGTGTATCGGACGGGCCATTCGCAATTCAAACGGATGGAACCTTGGCGCCATTGCAGAGGCATTTGCCGATTGGATGAGAGGACGACCGGTGGATGTCGGTTCCACATGTGCCAGGGGAATCAGAAATTATATTCTTAACCAATCCCTTGAAGTGGCTCCCAGCCGCTGGAGTGCCGGCAACGGGGCCTTAATGCGCATGCTTCCTGTTGCCCTTTACACCCTGGGCAGTGAGGAACTCCTTGCCCAATATGTTGTGGAACAGGCCCACCTGACGCACAATAATCCTTTGTCTGATGTGGCATGTATTTTTTTCGGTCGTCTGCTCCATTATGCCATGATGGGTGCCTCATTGAGCCAACTTTTCATTTATACTGACGATTTTGTGGGTAACTATCCGGATTTTCGTTATTCTCCATATCCGGGTAAAAGTTCAGCCTTTGTTGTGGAAACAGTGCAGACTGTATTTCATTTTTTATTTTCAACGACCACCTTTGAAGATGCTCTCATCGGCACTGTGAATCAGGGGGGAGATGCGGATACCACCGGCGCATTGATTGGTATGCTTGCCGGGGCTGTTTATGGGGAGGACGCAATACCCAAGCGCTGGTTGAAAAAATTGGATTCCCGTGTGTATTCTGAGGTGGGTGAGCTTTCGGAGTATTTGGTGGACCAGTCTCCGGCATTGGCTATAAACTCCGGGGATTGA
- a CDS encoding NAD(+)--dinitrogen-reductase ADP-D-ribosyltransferase translates to MEFIIETVRSDYQYSLCNVPAWVIGSREFNANPKPLSVHGVRTEHAHFFRQLDQLDSWEERARIFQDYMDVAFHLHQWRKNGEAGGTPGLKHSYLSFLRGWLFDADSVDGAVLKGWVESRMGLPPIYHGGRIKGKDSQEYLSYLTDRMNGAARTNGIFSQLDLLYEFVQYEIKRRDPDTTHITLFRGVHGFYDHDILEWDAKKGNGVIRLNNLNSFTHDFERAWEFGTFIIEAKVPVSKIFFDGAFLHAGILKGEEEVLVIGGVYDISRRII, encoded by the coding sequence TTGGAGTTCATTATAGAAACAGTTAGATCCGATTATCAGTACAGCTTGTGCAATGTGCCGGCCTGGGTCATTGGATCCCGGGAATTCAATGCGAATCCCAAACCGTTAAGTGTCCATGGCGTACGGACTGAACATGCTCATTTTTTCAGGCAGTTGGATCAACTCGACAGCTGGGAAGAAAGGGCAAGAATATTTCAGGATTACATGGATGTTGCGTTTCACCTTCATCAATGGCGTAAAAATGGTGAAGCAGGTGGGACACCAGGCCTGAAACACAGTTACTTAAGCTTTCTTCGGGGATGGCTTTTTGATGCAGATTCCGTTGACGGAGCTGTTTTGAAGGGGTGGGTGGAAAGCAGGATGGGGTTACCCCCAATCTATCATGGCGGCCGGATCAAAGGCAAAGACAGCCAAGAGTACTTATCATATCTGACAGATCGCATGAACGGGGCCGCCCGCACCAACGGTATTTTTTCCCAGCTGGATCTTCTCTATGAGTTTGTTCAGTATGAGATAAAACGTCGAGATCCCGACACCACTCACATTACCCTGTTTAGGGGGGTTCATGGATTTTACGACCATGATATACTTGAATGGGACGCCAAGAAAGGAAACGGAGTGATCCGTCTCAATAATCTAAATTCCTTTACCCATGATTTTGAACGGGCCTGGGAATTTGGAACGTTCATTATTGAAGCCAAAGTTCCTGTGTCAAAAATTTTTTTTGATGGTGCTTTTCTCCATGCCGGGATACTCAAGGGGGAAGAGGAGGTCCTGGTCATTGGTGGTGTGTACGATATTTCCAGGCGAATAATATAA